One window of the Chitinophaga niabensis genome contains the following:
- a CDS encoding sodium:solute symporter family protein produces the protein MNAVIDTSVIVVFSIFIMLVGFSFSRTGRNLKSFFAAGEAVPWFIGGLSLFMSFFSAGTFVAWGSIAYKYGWVAITIQWTMCIGGLVTGLYLAPKWKATGNLTAAEFIRERLGEAVQKSYIYIFMIVSLLIKGSVLYSVARLVSSSLGFPLMPSTVVLGLFMIAYTAVGGLWAVMVTDILQFVILTAAILIIIPLAFDAAGGVEHFIKFSPQGFFDVVNGEYTWGFILAFALYHIFYIGGNWTFVQRYTSVDTPKSASKVAYLFAGLYIISPVLWMLPPMVYKTINPGLQGLDTENAYLMICQHVLPAGLMGLILTGMYFSTSASANTALNVVSAVFTNDIYKGSINPKASDKKLMSVARISSWFFGLGMIVVALIVPYIGGIVEFTLSIGAITGGPLLAPPLWALFSKRLTGKVTLYVTGISLAANLVFKMLLPFLADYKLSRANEMLLGVGLPFLILALYEIYAYYKGQHASAEYLHLKALKAQRKASPVEVSVEEAFEIKKQNKFGLKVIAFSLCFIAILLYILCFFSAGSASLVAGIATVILLTSLIPLRAAGKVKL, from the coding sequence ATGAATGCAGTGATTGATACATCTGTTATTGTAGTATTTTCCATCTTTATCATGCTGGTCGGTTTCTCGTTTTCGAGGACCGGCCGCAATTTGAAATCTTTTTTTGCCGCAGGAGAAGCCGTGCCCTGGTTTATCGGGGGATTATCTTTATTCATGAGCTTCTTCTCCGCCGGCACCTTTGTAGCCTGGGGTTCCATTGCCTATAAATATGGCTGGGTAGCCATCACCATTCAATGGACCATGTGTATCGGCGGATTGGTAACAGGTTTATACCTGGCACCCAAATGGAAAGCCACCGGAAACCTCACAGCCGCTGAATTTATCCGGGAACGTTTGGGAGAAGCGGTACAAAAAAGTTACATCTACATTTTCATGATCGTATCACTGCTGATCAAAGGATCAGTATTGTACTCCGTTGCGCGGCTCGTCAGTTCATCCCTTGGATTTCCACTGATGCCCAGCACCGTGGTATTGGGATTATTCATGATCGCCTACACCGCTGTGGGTGGGTTATGGGCAGTGATGGTAACAGACATCCTGCAGTTTGTGATCCTCACAGCCGCCATCCTCATCATCATTCCATTGGCATTTGATGCAGCAGGTGGTGTGGAACATTTCATTAAATTCTCCCCACAGGGTTTCTTTGATGTGGTGAATGGTGAATATACCTGGGGTTTTATACTGGCGTTTGCTTTATATCACATCTTCTATATCGGTGGTAACTGGACTTTCGTGCAACGTTACACCAGTGTGGATACGCCAAAGTCGGCTTCCAAAGTGGCATATCTTTTTGCCGGTCTTTATATTATCAGTCCTGTGTTGTGGATGTTACCACCGATGGTATACAAAACCATCAACCCCGGTTTGCAGGGTCTGGATACAGAGAATGCTTACCTCATGATCTGCCAGCATGTATTGCCCGCAGGGCTGATGGGGCTGATCTTAACAGGAATGTATTTCTCTACTTCCGCATCTGCCAATACCGCTCTGAATGTAGTATCTGCTGTATTCACGAACGACATCTACAAAGGTTCCATCAACCCGAAAGCTTCTGATAAAAAACTGATGAGTGTAGCCCGCATCTCCTCCTGGTTCTTTGGATTGGGGATGATCGTAGTGGCTTTGATCGTTCCCTACATCGGAGGGATCGTTGAATTCACCTTGAGCATTGGCGCCATCACTGGCGGGCCATTGCTCGCTCCACCGCTTTGGGCTTTATTCTCCAAACGCCTTACCGGAAAGGTAACATTATATGTAACCGGTATCAGCCTGGCTGCTAACCTCGTATTTAAAATGCTCCTGCCTTTCCTCGCAGATTATAAACTGAGCCGTGCAAATGAAATGCTGCTGGGTGTTGGCCTGCCATTCCTTATACTGGCCCTGTATGAGATCTATGCTTATTACAAAGGCCAGCATGCCAGTGCGGAATACCTTCATCTGAAAGCCTTGAAAGCCCAGCGTAAAGCATCACCTGTAGAGGTTAGCGTGGAAGAAGCTTTTGAGATAAAGAAGCAGAATAAGTTCGGGTTGAAGGTGATTGCTTTCTCCCTTTGTTTCATTGCAATACTGTTATACATCCTGTGCTTTTTCTCTGCAGGAAGTGCATCACTGGTTGCCGGTATTGCCACTGTTATACTCTTAACTTCCCTGATCCCTTTACGGGCAGCAGGAAAAGTGAAATTATGA
- a CDS encoding glycerophosphoryl diester phosphodiesterase has protein sequence MIRCLLFAGLLMGTSASAQVSLKSNALQLQWTKNTDGWKINQLAVKNKSTWVTLPAPSGEYTLLYTEKLPDSTFNNNFPERQYHYIIPLWNALIQPVPMNTAGQAVHFYPSDATKSGNGIVFKNHSQQADISAVWQIDPNYPSDIRVKITLTAKQTGYFSLATPTVATIMEKELAWAGIPGYFQSNALEHDFIKANVYMQGIPDKPVIVRERTAATLSPFISAKNNITLAVIPDPGIGRDPWEKNAKTQSTWQLGLSLMNRKALLTPTAYHPVLGEKGSLMQKGDTVSFSFRYTIQYADWYTVYKHAVNDVYRFADFLALKKTSQSLTSRILSMHKYLVDAKTSLWRTEEYKGLTIGAQAYLGGVYGSEKDAMKNSDYGAMWMLANITNDPALKKDRLPYARNFKLQQQDLTPGFFYGAAAGQYYLSKSKRFTEEWGPYVEPIGTTYYVLMDAGNVLLFQPKDSALKHTLQLAADKLLGWMDNNGQWQVAYDHATQAPMFKEVEDLRPTFYGLLIAYKILHNKKYLNAAKKGADWYIKNAVEKGRFLGVCGDTRFVPDFATAQSAQALLELYDVTKEKQYLQAAIQTARLYTTSIYTHPIPTTQEKIVNGVKRQDWEISQAGLSFEHGGTLGSANHRGPILLASHAGMFVRMFTITRDSLFLQMARAAALGRDAFVDKETSVASYYWDVMNKGAGPYPHHAWWQIGWITDYLLAEAEMRSGGQVKFPRGFITPKVGPHQSYGFAPGKVNGVTADLILEEGMLKTTSPYLDYYCAINRQQKKLFFILLNNDDEQLETTIQIPAKADSGVALKIAPYGIKVLEINYK, from the coding sequence ATGATAAGATGTTTGCTCTTCGCAGGTCTGTTGATGGGAACCTCTGCTTCGGCGCAGGTGTCCCTGAAAAGTAATGCCTTGCAATTACAATGGACGAAAAACACGGACGGCTGGAAAATTAACCAGCTGGCTGTTAAAAATAAAAGCACCTGGGTAACATTGCCTGCCCCAAGTGGTGAATATACTTTGCTGTATACGGAGAAGTTACCTGATTCCACATTCAACAATAACTTCCCGGAACGGCAATACCATTACATCATTCCGCTGTGGAATGCTTTGATACAACCTGTGCCCATGAACACCGCAGGGCAGGCTGTACATTTCTACCCCTCAGATGCAACAAAGTCCGGCAACGGCATTGTCTTCAAGAACCATTCTCAGCAGGCAGACATTTCAGCCGTATGGCAGATAGATCCCAACTACCCATCTGATATCCGGGTAAAGATCACCTTAACAGCCAAACAGACCGGTTACTTTTCACTTGCCACACCTACCGTGGCCACTATCATGGAAAAAGAACTGGCATGGGCCGGCATTCCCGGATACTTCCAAAGCAATGCACTGGAACATGACTTCATCAAAGCGAATGTTTACATGCAGGGTATCCCGGATAAACCGGTGATCGTAAGAGAAAGAACGGCCGCCACATTATCGCCTTTCATCTCTGCAAAAAATAACATCACCCTCGCCGTGATCCCTGATCCCGGCATAGGAAGAGATCCCTGGGAGAAGAATGCCAAAACACAATCCACCTGGCAGTTAGGCCTTTCCTTAATGAACAGGAAAGCCCTGCTCACGCCTACCGCCTATCATCCCGTATTAGGAGAGAAAGGTTCCCTGATGCAAAAAGGTGATACCGTTTCTTTCTCTTTCAGATACACTATTCAATATGCAGATTGGTACACCGTTTACAAACATGCTGTAAATGATGTGTATCGTTTTGCTGATTTCCTCGCACTGAAAAAAACATCCCAGTCACTCACCAGCCGCATCTTGTCCATGCACAAATACCTGGTGGACGCCAAAACCTCTCTCTGGAGAACAGAAGAATACAAAGGACTCACCATTGGCGCACAAGCTTACCTGGGTGGTGTATACGGCTCTGAGAAAGACGCCATGAAAAATTCCGATTACGGCGCCATGTGGATGCTGGCGAACATCACCAATGATCCAGCATTAAAGAAAGACCGCCTCCCTTATGCAAGGAATTTCAAATTGCAGCAACAGGACCTTACACCGGGTTTCTTTTACGGCGCAGCAGCAGGCCAATACTACCTCTCCAAAAGCAAACGGTTCACGGAAGAATGGGGCCCTTATGTAGAGCCCATCGGAACAACCTACTATGTATTAATGGATGCAGGAAATGTACTGTTATTCCAGCCAAAGGACAGCGCATTAAAACACACTTTACAACTGGCAGCAGATAAGCTGTTAGGATGGATGGACAATAACGGCCAATGGCAGGTAGCATATGATCATGCCACACAGGCACCCATGTTCAAAGAAGTGGAAGACCTTCGCCCTACGTTCTACGGCCTGCTCATTGCATACAAAATACTCCACAACAAAAAATACCTCAATGCTGCAAAAAAAGGCGCTGACTGGTATATAAAAAATGCCGTTGAAAAAGGCCGCTTCCTGGGCGTATGCGGCGACACGCGTTTTGTGCCTGATTTTGCCACCGCACAAAGTGCACAGGCATTACTGGAACTCTACGATGTAACAAAAGAAAAGCAATACCTGCAGGCAGCCATCCAAACTGCCCGCTTATATACCACTTCCATTTACACCCATCCTATTCCTACTACACAGGAAAAAATAGTGAATGGCGTAAAACGCCAGGATTGGGAAATAAGCCAGGCAGGTTTAAGTTTTGAACATGGCGGCACATTAGGTTCTGCGAATCACCGTGGCCCTATCCTCTTAGCCAGCCATGCCGGCATGTTTGTAAGGATGTTCACCATCACCCGGGATTCCCTTTTCCTGCAAATGGCCCGTGCGGCGGCATTAGGCAGGGATGCTTTTGTGGATAAAGAAACCAGCGTGGCTTCCTATTACTGGGATGTGATGAATAAAGGTGCAGGCCCTTATCCTCACCATGCCTGGTGGCAGATAGGATGGATCACGGATTACCTGCTGGCAGAAGCGGAAATGCGTTCCGGCGGACAGGTAAAATTCCCAAGAGGTTTTATCACACCTAAAGTAGGGCCGCATCAATCTTATGGTTTTGCACCCGGAAAAGTAAACGGCGTAACTGCAGACCTTATACTGGAAGAAGGTATGCTTAAAACCACCAGTCCTTATCTCGATTACTACTGCGCCATTAACCGGCAGCAAAAGAAATTATTCTTCATCCTGTTGAATAATGATGATGAGCAACTGGAAACAACTATTCAAATACCAGCAAAAGCTGATTCCGGTGTTGCATTGAAAATAGCACCATACGGCATCAAGGTACTGGAGATAAATTACAAGTAA